From the genome of Paraburkholderia aromaticivorans, one region includes:
- a CDS encoding TetR/AcrR family transcriptional regulator, whose product MKRQRLTREQSKDQTRERLLDAAQAIFMKKGFVAASVEDIAAAAGYTRGAFYSNFRSKSELFLELLRRDHEVMQAGLQAIFANAASREEMEARVLRYYSNLHRENKCFLLWVEAKLLAVRDGRFRLRFNAFMHEKLEQLSAYIREFSARVGTPMLMPPETLAIGLMGLCDGVQFFYTVDPQNVPAEMAETVLAGFFARVVFGREA is encoded by the coding sequence ATGAAACGGCAACGACTCACCCGCGAGCAGAGCAAAGACCAGACGCGCGAGCGTCTGCTCGACGCTGCGCAAGCCATTTTTATGAAGAAGGGTTTTGTCGCGGCGAGTGTCGAAGACATCGCGGCGGCGGCGGGTTATACGCGCGGCGCGTTCTATTCGAACTTCCGCAGCAAGAGCGAGTTGTTCCTCGAACTACTGCGGCGCGACCACGAGGTCATGCAGGCGGGGTTGCAGGCTATCTTCGCGAATGCGGCATCGCGTGAAGAAATGGAGGCGCGCGTGCTGCGCTACTACAGCAACCTGCATCGCGAGAACAAGTGTTTCTTGCTGTGGGTGGAGGCGAAGTTGCTGGCGGTGCGCGACGGCCGTTTCCGGCTTCGCTTTAACGCGTTCATGCACGAAAAACTCGAGCAGTTGAGCGCGTATATCCGCGAGTTTTCGGCACGCGTGGGCACGCCGATGCTGATGCCGCCGGAGACGCTGGCGATCGGCTTGATGGGGTTGTGCGACGGCGTGCAGTTTTTCTACACGGTCGACCCGCAGAACGTGCCGGCGGAGATGGCTGAAACGGTGCTGGCGGGATTTTTCGCGCGCGTGGTGTTCGGGCGCGAAGCGTAA
- a CDS encoding LysR family transcriptional regulator, with translation MTADQLITFAAVAEHRNISRAAVALHLSQPAVSGQLRQLQDEFGEPLYQRDGRGVRLTPAGEQLASYATRLRDTWRQAHAYRDALRGLEQGTLRIGASTTPASYLLPYLIADFHRRYPDVTLHTADGNTTEIVAALGSVDIALIEGPVGEDLPPDTAVHAWREDEIVAIMPRSHPLAHSGDSGPADLAAFGEHPLVLREAGSGVRQIVERAFARAGVPMRVALEIAGVEGVKEAVRAGMGIGFVSAMSMRHEDRALCLLSLSPEPLTRRLSILVPHASAPSRVVERFLALCLDQGR, from the coding sequence ATGACCGCAGACCAACTTATAACTTTCGCTGCCGTCGCCGAACATCGCAACATCAGCCGGGCGGCGGTGGCGCTGCATCTGTCGCAGCCGGCCGTGTCCGGCCAGTTGCGGCAGTTGCAGGACGAGTTCGGCGAGCCGCTGTATCAGCGCGACGGCCGCGGCGTGCGTCTCACGCCCGCGGGCGAGCAGCTCGCCAGCTACGCCACGCGGCTGCGCGACACCTGGCGGCAGGCGCATGCTTACCGCGACGCCTTGCGCGGTCTCGAGCAGGGCACCTTGCGGATCGGCGCGAGCACCACGCCGGCGAGCTACCTGCTGCCGTATCTGATCGCCGACTTCCATCGCCGTTACCCGGACGTCACGCTGCATACCGCCGACGGCAACACCACGGAGATCGTCGCCGCGCTCGGTTCGGTGGATATCGCGCTGATCGAGGGGCCGGTCGGCGAGGATCTGCCGCCGGACACCGCGGTGCATGCGTGGCGCGAGGACGAAATTGTCGCGATCATGCCGCGCTCGCATCCGTTGGCGCACTCGGGCGACAGCGGGCCCGCCGACCTTGCGGCTTTCGGCGAGCATCCATTGGTGTTGCGCGAGGCGGGCTCGGGCGTGCGGCAGATCGTCGAGCGGGCCTTCGCGCGGGCCGGCGTGCCGATGCGCGTGGCGCTCGAGATCGCGGGCGTCGAAGGGGTCAAGGAGGCGGTGCGGGCGGGCATGGGGATCGGCTTCGTCTCGGCCATGTCGATGCGCCACGAGGACCGCGCGCTGTGCCTGCTATCGCTCAGTCCGGAGCCGCTCACGCGGCGGCTGTCAATTCTCGTGCCCCATGCGAGTGCGCCGTCGCGGGTGGTGGAGCGGTTTCTGGCGCTGTGCCTGGACCAAGGGCGCTGA
- a CDS encoding efflux RND transporter periplasmic adaptor subunit, with the protein MRPQSHPHGRPERLRHAAFALVLAGVVTLAACSKKEAAAPEPRPVVAVAVHADGSEAPAASLPGEVQARYSTPLSFRVGGKIVERRVRLGDVVKNGQIVARLDPADAQKNAASAQAQLAAAQHSLVYAKQQLDRDQAQAKENLIAPAQLEQTTNAYASAVAQRDQAAQQAALSKDQLHYTTLAADHAGVITAEQADTGQNVSAGQAVYNLAWSGDIDVVCDVPESALAALSLGQTAHVTLAALPGRKFAARVRELSPAADPQSRTYRARLTLENPGADVRLGMTADIELAAWANTAARQNASFTVPATALFHDGTHPAVWIVRAADNALELRRVTVTRYNERTVVIAQGLKDGERVVLQGVHTVSAGEKVRAIAPLHPEDFAS; encoded by the coding sequence ATGCGCCCGCAGTCCCATCCACATGGCCGTCCCGAGCGCCTGCGCCATGCAGCATTCGCCCTGGTTCTCGCGGGCGTCGTCACGCTCGCCGCGTGTTCGAAGAAAGAAGCCGCGGCACCCGAGCCGCGCCCGGTGGTCGCAGTCGCCGTGCATGCGGACGGCAGCGAGGCGCCGGCAGCCTCGTTGCCCGGCGAAGTGCAGGCGCGTTATTCGACGCCGCTGTCCTTTCGTGTCGGCGGCAAGATCGTCGAGCGGCGCGTGCGTCTCGGCGACGTGGTGAAGAACGGTCAGATCGTCGCCCGGCTCGATCCGGCCGACGCGCAAAAAAATGCCGCGAGCGCGCAGGCGCAGCTCGCCGCCGCCCAGCACAGCCTCGTCTATGCGAAGCAGCAGCTCGATCGGGATCAGGCGCAGGCCAAAGAAAACCTGATCGCCCCCGCGCAGCTCGAACAGACCACCAATGCGTACGCATCCGCCGTCGCGCAGCGCGATCAAGCCGCGCAGCAGGCCGCGCTGTCGAAAGACCAGCTGCACTACACCACGCTCGCCGCCGACCACGCCGGCGTGATCACCGCCGAACAGGCCGACACCGGCCAGAACGTGTCCGCGGGCCAGGCCGTCTACAACCTCGCCTGGAGCGGCGACATCGACGTGGTGTGCGACGTGCCGGAAAGCGCGCTCGCCGCGCTCTCGCTCGGCCAAACCGCCCACGTCACGCTCGCGGCGCTGCCTGGGCGCAAGTTCGCCGCGCGCGTGCGCGAACTCTCACCCGCCGCCGATCCGCAAAGCCGCACCTACCGCGCGAGACTCACGCTCGAGAATCCCGGCGCGGACGTGCGCCTCGGCATGACCGCGGATATCGAACTCGCCGCCTGGGCCAACACCGCGGCCCGACAGAACGCTTCATTCACCGTGCCCGCCACCGCACTGTTTCACGACGGCACCCATCCCGCCGTATGGATCGTGCGAGCCGCGGACAACGCGCTGGAACTGCGCCGCGTCACGGTCACGCGCTACAACGAGCGCACGGTCGTGATCGCTCAGGGCCTCAAGGACGGCGAACGCGTGGTGCTGCAAGGCGTGCATACGGTGAGCGCCGGCGAA
- a CDS encoding cupin domain-containing protein gives MSNAQLTQRPYQAVNFAEKLGLFNDQWQARVVAEMNDYQFKLVRIEGDFIWHEHADTDETFIVLDGQLRIDMRDGFVLISPGEMFVVPKGTEHKPYAEREVKLLLIEPRGVKNTGEEVSERTAANDVWI, from the coding sequence ATGTCCAACGCCCAACTCACTCAACGGCCGTATCAGGCCGTCAATTTCGCGGAAAAACTGGGGCTCTTCAACGACCAGTGGCAAGCGCGCGTGGTCGCCGAAATGAACGACTATCAGTTCAAGCTGGTGCGGATCGAAGGGGACTTCATCTGGCACGAGCACGCCGACACCGACGAAACGTTCATCGTGCTCGACGGGCAACTTCGCATCGACATGCGCGACGGTTTCGTGCTGATTTCGCCTGGTGAAATGTTCGTGGTGCCGAAGGGCACCGAGCACAAGCCGTACGCCGAACGCGAAGTGAAGCTGCTACTGATCGAGCCGCGCGGCGTAAAGAATACCGGCGAGGAAGTCAGCGAACGGACGGCGGCAAACGACGTGTGGATTTAG
- a CDS encoding ClcB-like voltage-gated chloride channel protein, with product MLSFLLKLRTRAQDLFRLSEAHTMLVWSVVVGIAGAFATIAFREAIALLQFAAVGKAGSFVEMARGLPWTVRIWMPAAGGLIAGFFLLIAQRHADKCNHIDYMEAVAIGDGVVPVKLSFWRSVSSLFTISSGGSIGREGPMVQLAALAASLIGRWVHFDPARLRLLVACGAAAGITSAYSAPIAGAFFVTEIVLGSIAMESFGPVVVSAVVANITMREFAGYKPPYEMPVFPPVAGVEVLLFVALGLLCGATAPQFLRLLDVSKRNFRKLPVPLPVRLALGGLVVGVLSVWTPEVWGNGYSVVNSILHSPWTWTALVLVLGFKIVATAATSGSGAIGGVFTPTLFVGAVVGSLFGQGMHALWPHGTSAPFAYAMVGMGAFLAGATQAPLMAILMIFEMTLSYQVVLPLMLSCVVAYFVSRAIGKTSMYEITLRRNQEEQERSRLRATQMRELIRPAETVVLPNATVQAMTRVFLEYPVKYLYVADEAGAFLGVVALKDITSDLLDGRDTSAKTAADYLQPHFDVLTPDMPLGVALQHFLAFQGERLPVIESIAHPLLAGVVYKTSLLDAYFRMNPTR from the coding sequence GTGCTTTCATTCCTGCTGAAGCTGCGCACTCGCGCACAAGATCTGTTCCGCCTCTCCGAAGCCCACACCATGCTGGTCTGGTCGGTGGTGGTCGGCATTGCGGGGGCCTTTGCCACGATCGCCTTTCGTGAGGCCATTGCGCTGCTGCAATTCGCGGCGGTCGGCAAGGCCGGCAGCTTCGTCGAAATGGCGCGCGGCCTGCCGTGGACCGTGCGGATCTGGATGCCCGCCGCCGGCGGTCTGATCGCCGGCTTCTTTCTGCTGATCGCGCAGCGTCACGCGGACAAGTGCAACCACATCGACTACATGGAAGCGGTCGCGATCGGCGACGGCGTGGTGCCGGTGAAGCTGAGCTTCTGGCGCAGCGTGTCGTCGCTGTTTACGATCTCGAGCGGCGGCTCGATCGGCCGCGAAGGTCCGATGGTGCAACTGGCGGCGCTGGCCGCGTCGCTGATCGGACGCTGGGTGCATTTCGATCCGGCACGGCTGCGCCTGCTCGTGGCATGCGGCGCGGCGGCCGGGATCACCTCCGCGTACAGCGCGCCGATTGCGGGCGCGTTCTTCGTCACCGAAATCGTGCTCGGCTCGATTGCGATGGAAAGCTTCGGGCCCGTGGTGGTTTCGGCGGTGGTGGCCAACATCACGATGCGTGAATTCGCCGGCTACAAGCCGCCGTACGAAATGCCGGTGTTTCCGCCGGTGGCCGGAGTGGAGGTGCTGCTGTTCGTCGCGCTCGGCTTGTTGTGCGGCGCGACGGCTCCGCAGTTTCTGCGCCTGCTCGACGTGTCGAAGCGAAACTTCCGCAAGCTGCCGGTGCCGCTGCCCGTGAGGCTCGCGCTCGGCGGCCTGGTGGTCGGCGTGCTGTCGGTCTGGACGCCGGAGGTGTGGGGCAACGGCTATAGCGTCGTCAACTCGATACTGCATTCGCCGTGGACGTGGACCGCCCTCGTGCTCGTGCTGGGCTTCAAGATCGTCGCCACCGCGGCTACGTCGGGCTCCGGCGCGATCGGCGGGGTGTTTACGCCCACGCTCTTCGTCGGCGCGGTGGTCGGCTCGCTGTTCGGCCAGGGCATGCATGCGCTGTGGCCGCACGGCACGTCGGCGCCGTTCGCCTATGCGATGGTCGGCATGGGCGCGTTTCTGGCGGGCGCCACCCAGGCGCCGCTGATGGCGATCCTGATGATCTTCGAGATGACGCTCAGCTACCAGGTGGTGCTGCCGCTCATGCTCTCCTGCGTGGTCGCCTACTTCGTGTCGCGCGCGATCGGCAAGACGTCCATGTACGAAATCACCTTGCGGCGCAATCAGGAGGAACAGGAACGCTCGCGCCTGCGCGCCACGCAAATGCGCGAGCTGATCCGCCCCGCCGAAACCGTCGTGCTGCCCAACGCGACCGTGCAGGCCATGACGCGCGTGTTCCTCGAATATCCGGTGAAATATCTCTACGTTGCCGACGAGGCCGGCGCGTTTCTCGGCGTGGTCGCGCTCAAGGACATCACCTCCGACCTGCTCGACGGCCGCGACACCTCGGCGAAGACGGCGGCCGACTATCTGCAGCCGCATTTCGACGTGCTCACGCCGGACATGCCGCTCGGCGTGGCGTTGCAGCACTTCCTGGCGTTCCAGGGCGAGCGCCTCCCGGTAATCGAAAGCATCGCGCATCCCTTGCTGGCCGGCGTGGTTTATAAAACCTCGTTGCTCGATGCGTACTTCCGCATGAATCCGACGCGCTAG
- a CDS encoding AraC family transcriptional regulator, which yields MSDEPASSPPRSRAPSPSVSLALSSGEKHGSDWIYRSPQTAGANGIERIEAFFHHAGYAMHRHDTYAIGRTLAGVQSFRYRGSMRSSLPGGTMVLHPDEPHDGQAGTGYGFHYRMIYVDPALFQQALGGKPLPFLEGGLSNDPRLFAATEGLLRAMESAIDPLEQDGALHELAVALDTVAGGRDTPRPVDYRAARLARDYLLASLDRAVTLDELAAASGRDRWSLSRDFRALFGTSPHRYLTMRRLDLVRQLVLKGVSLADAAAASGFADQSHMTRHFKHAWGVAPAQWLKMLGSSVHGGR from the coding sequence ATGAGCGACGAGCCGGCTTCGTCGCCGCCTCGCTCCCGCGCGCCTTCTCCTTCGGTTTCCCTTGCGCTTTCGTCCGGCGAAAAGCACGGGTCCGACTGGATCTATCGCTCGCCGCAAACGGCAGGCGCGAACGGCATCGAACGGATCGAGGCTTTCTTTCATCATGCCGGCTACGCGATGCACCGGCACGATACTTATGCGATCGGCCGCACGCTGGCCGGCGTTCAGAGTTTTCGTTATCGCGGCAGTATGCGAAGCAGTCTGCCGGGCGGCACGATGGTGCTCCATCCCGACGAACCACACGACGGCCAGGCCGGCACCGGCTACGGTTTCCACTACCGCATGATCTATGTCGATCCGGCGCTGTTCCAGCAGGCGCTCGGCGGCAAGCCGCTGCCCTTCCTGGAAGGCGGGCTGTCGAACGATCCGCGCCTCTTCGCCGCCACCGAGGGCCTGTTGCGCGCAATGGAGAGCGCGATCGACCCGCTCGAACAGGACGGCGCGCTCCATGAACTGGCCGTCGCCCTCGACACGGTGGCGGGCGGCCGGGATACGCCGCGACCGGTCGATTATCGCGCGGCAAGGCTTGCGCGCGATTACCTGCTGGCGTCGCTCGATCGCGCCGTCACGCTCGACGAACTGGCTGCGGCATCGGGTCGCGACCGCTGGAGTCTGTCGCGGGATTTTCGCGCGCTGTTCGGCACCAGTCCGCACCGCTATCTGACCATGCGGCGTCTCGATCTCGTGCGGCAACTGGTGCTCAAAGGCGTGTCGCTTGCCGACGCCGCCGCGGCCAGCGGCTTTGCCGATCAGAGTCACATGACGCGGCATTTCAAGCACGCCTGGGGCGTTGCGCCCGCGCAGTGGCTGAAGATGCTTGGGTCGTCGGTGCACGGCGGGCGCTGA
- a CDS encoding LysR family transcriptional regulator, translating into MNQLQSMRVFVKVADLGSFVRAAGALDLSTAVVTRHVADLEARLGTRLLNRTTRRLSLTESGMTYLERVRHILDDLEGVEQMVVARNHEPVGTLRIVAPVVFGLHSLAPVVQSYAARYPEVVPDVTLADRHVDLVEEGFDVGILVARPMRSASIVMRRLTTGYMTVCATPAYLAQHGTPTRPEHLLAHPCLSRPSEQGGEERLFSGPDGDVRVRPTNAIVANNTEMLRQFALLGMGVAILPSYLIGRDLASGRLVPLLCNYHLPQIDITIAYPSRLHLPAKVRTFIDHLVEHFQPQGQQTRDPRARTQAGAASGAAEVMKGLKRSPEPELSVDADGAPALHKVARSRIVASSPF; encoded by the coding sequence ATGAACCAATTGCAGTCGATGCGCGTATTCGTCAAAGTGGCCGACCTCGGCAGTTTCGTCCGCGCGGCCGGCGCGCTGGATCTTTCCACCGCGGTCGTGACGCGCCACGTCGCCGATCTGGAAGCGCGCCTCGGCACGCGCCTGCTCAATCGCACCACGCGCCGTCTGTCGCTGACCGAATCGGGCATGACCTATCTGGAGCGCGTGCGCCATATTCTCGATGACCTGGAAGGCGTGGAGCAGATGGTGGTGGCGCGCAATCACGAGCCGGTCGGCACCTTGCGCATCGTCGCGCCGGTGGTGTTCGGGCTGCATAGCCTCGCGCCGGTGGTGCAGTCTTACGCCGCGCGCTATCCGGAGGTCGTGCCCGATGTCACGCTCGCCGATCGCCATGTCGATCTGGTGGAAGAAGGGTTCGACGTCGGCATCCTCGTTGCGCGGCCCATGCGCAGCGCGAGTATCGTCATGCGGCGGCTGACCACCGGCTATATGACGGTCTGCGCGACGCCCGCTTATCTGGCCCAGCACGGCACGCCGACGCGGCCCGAGCATCTGCTCGCGCATCCGTGCCTGAGCCGGCCGTCCGAGCAGGGTGGCGAAGAACGCCTCTTCAGCGGGCCGGACGGCGACGTGCGGGTGCGGCCCACGAATGCGATCGTCGCGAACAATACGGAGATGCTCAGGCAGTTCGCGCTACTGGGCATGGGCGTGGCGATCCTGCCGAGCTATCTGATCGGCCGCGATCTGGCTTCCGGGCGGCTCGTGCCGCTGCTTTGCAACTACCATTTGCCGCAGATCGACATCACGATCGCCTATCCGAGCCGGCTGCATTTGCCGGCGAAGGTGCGGACTTTCATCGACCATCTGGTCGAGCATTTTCAGCCGCAGGGTCAGCAAACGCGCGATCCGCGCGCGCGGACCCAGGCGGGTGCCGCGAGCGGGGCAGCGGAGGTGATGAAGGGCCTGAAGCGCTCGCCCGAGCCGGAATTGTCCGTCGATGCCGATGGCGCGCCTGCGTTGCACAAGGTGGCGCGTTCGCGGATCGTGGCGTCGTCGCCGTTTTGA
- a CDS encoding YeiH family protein produces the protein MSTAHLTASSTAPAGFSTRGQLNGILFVALFAAAVTRIAAIPAIAGLGLSPLIVGIVAGAIYGNALRDGMPASWAAGVNFSARKLLRIAVAFFGLRVSLQEIAQVGVPGLAESVLIVVSTLVIGTWAGMKIMKLDRDTALLTAAGSAICGAAAVLAFETTLQSKPHKSAMAVGSVVLFGTLSMFMYPVLFKAGWLHLDTVGAGLFFGGTIHEVAQVVGAASNVSPEATHIATIVKMTRVMLLVPVLLVVGMWVNRSARRSAASAGAGDSAHAPRKLAIPWFALGFLAFVVINSLHVLPETATSTLNMLDTFALTMAMTALGIETRISQVRQAGPRALTTGFILYVWLIAGGLGITWTVQHLFG, from the coding sequence ATGTCCACCGCTCATCTCACCGCTTCCAGTACAGCGCCCGCCGGGTTTTCCACCCGTGGCCAACTCAACGGGATCCTCTTTGTCGCGCTGTTCGCCGCCGCCGTCACGCGGATCGCCGCGATTCCCGCCATCGCCGGACTGGGCCTGAGCCCGCTGATCGTCGGCATCGTGGCCGGCGCCATTTACGGCAACGCGCTGCGCGACGGCATGCCCGCCAGTTGGGCGGCCGGCGTCAACTTTTCGGCGCGCAAGCTGTTGCGCATTGCCGTGGCGTTCTTCGGGCTGCGCGTGAGCCTGCAGGAAATCGCGCAGGTCGGCGTGCCCGGTCTCGCGGAATCCGTCCTGATCGTGGTGAGCACGCTCGTGATCGGCACGTGGGCCGGCATGAAGATCATGAAGCTCGACCGCGACACGGCCTTGCTGACCGCCGCGGGCAGCGCGATCTGCGGCGCGGCCGCCGTGCTCGCCTTCGAAACGACGCTGCAATCAAAGCCGCACAAGAGCGCAATGGCCGTGGGCAGCGTGGTGTTGTTCGGCACCCTCTCCATGTTCATGTACCCGGTTCTGTTCAAGGCAGGCTGGCTGCATCTGGACACGGTAGGCGCGGGGCTCTTCTTCGGCGGCACGATCCATGAAGTGGCGCAGGTGGTCGGCGCGGCCAGCAATGTGAGCCCGGAAGCGACGCACATTGCCACCATCGTCAAGATGACTCGCGTGATGTTGCTGGTGCCGGTGCTGCTCGTGGTCGGCATGTGGGTGAACCGCTCCGCGCGCCGCAGCGCCGCTTCGGCCGGCGCGGGAGACAGCGCCCACGCGCCCCGCAAACTGGCGATTCCCTGGTTCGCGCTCGGCTTTCTCGCCTTCGTCGTCATCAACTCGCTGCACGTGCTGCCGGAAACGGCGACCAGCACGCTGAACATGCTGGACACCTTCGCGCTAACCATGGCCATGACCGCGCTCGGCATCGAAACGCGCATCTCGCAGGTCCGTCAGGCCGGCCCCCGCGCGCTGACCACCGGCTTCATTCTGTATGTGTGGCTGATTGCCGGCGGACTGGGTATCACATGGACCGTCCAGCACCTGTTCGGCTAA
- a CDS encoding C45 family autoproteolytic acyltransferase/hydolase gives MSEPSLDAVRRDQAGWIFLHIEGEPYDRGEQHGQLLATEIRNAIHTARYLAKWDTGEDFDTFVNAAVSQFANKLDTEFADEIQGIADGAKLPFAEVLAWNGYMDLLQSWWPSHAAQQQPSLGMKPWRGRRGHHCSAFIATGNATRDGRIVMAHNSWDRYAAGDAFNVVFDIVPDRGNRILMQGLPGCISSLTDFWVTAAGLMVTETTISNFAGYNAAGAPEFYRSRRASQYANSIGEWCEMFAIANNGGYANSWLLGDTKTGEIARYELGLHFSGFESTRDGFYSGYNTATDLKIRNQECLGEGEDFTDVRKNGARRLRFMQLEELHRGKIDVELAKEMIADHHDVYLDRNDNPCSRTICGHLELDDARFGGTDHGPFNPWGANDGKVVDSEMAREMAFSARWGHPCGRPFDAQAFMKRHPQWNWLNGYMRDRPSWPWTRFEVLR, from the coding sequence ATGAGCGAACCGTCCCTCGATGCCGTGCGCCGCGATCAGGCGGGCTGGATTTTCCTGCATATCGAAGGCGAGCCCTACGACCGCGGCGAGCAGCACGGCCAGTTGCTCGCCACTGAAATCCGCAACGCGATCCACACGGCCCGCTACCTTGCGAAGTGGGACACCGGCGAAGACTTCGACACCTTTGTCAACGCCGCGGTCTCCCAGTTCGCCAACAAACTCGACACCGAATTCGCCGACGAAATCCAGGGTATCGCCGACGGCGCGAAGCTGCCGTTCGCCGAAGTGCTGGCTTGGAACGGCTACATGGATCTGCTGCAAAGCTGGTGGCCCTCGCACGCGGCGCAACAGCAGCCGAGCCTCGGCATGAAACCGTGGCGCGGACGGCGCGGGCACCACTGCAGTGCCTTCATCGCCACCGGCAACGCGACCCGCGATGGCCGCATCGTGATGGCGCACAACTCGTGGGACCGCTACGCGGCGGGCGACGCGTTCAACGTCGTGTTCGACATCGTGCCCGACCGGGGCAACCGCATCCTGATGCAAGGCTTGCCCGGCTGCATCTCCAGCCTCACGGATTTCTGGGTCACCGCCGCCGGACTGATGGTGACCGAAACCACCATCTCCAACTTCGCCGGCTACAACGCGGCGGGCGCACCCGAGTTCTACCGCTCGCGGCGCGCGTCGCAGTACGCGAACAGCATCGGCGAATGGTGCGAAATGTTCGCGATCGCCAACAACGGCGGCTATGCGAATAGCTGGCTGCTCGGCGACACCAAGACCGGCGAGATCGCGCGCTACGAACTGGGCCTGCACTTCTCCGGTTTCGAAAGCACCAGGGACGGTTTTTATAGCGGCTACAACACCGCGACCGATCTGAAGATCCGCAACCAGGAATGCCTCGGCGAAGGTGAAGACTTTACGGACGTGCGCAAGAACGGCGCGCGCCGTCTGCGCTTCATGCAGCTGGAAGAGTTGCATCGCGGCAAGATCGACGTGGAACTCGCCAAGGAGATGATCGCCGACCACCACGACGTCTATCTCGACCGTAACGACAACCCTTGCTCACGCACCATCTGCGGGCATCTGGAACTGGACGACGCGCGTTTTGGCGGTACCGATCACGGACCGTTCAATCCGTGGGGCGCCAACGACGGCAAAGTGGTCGACAGCGAAATGGCCCGCGAGATGGCATTCAGCGCCCGCTGGGGCCATCCGTGCGGGCGGCCGTTCGACGCTCAGGCGTTCATGAAGCGGCATCCGCAGTGGAACTGGCTGAACGGCTACATGCGCGACCGGCCTTCGTGGCCGTGGACGCGCTTCGAGGTATTGCGCTAG
- a CDS encoding DUF2795 domain-containing protein has protein sequence MTASAIPGESIDLQIADLLSDVQFPTNKDALVDAAREAGASNEVLSMLDGMPEQDYVDIASVTRLISGNYSPGLGA, from the coding sequence ATGACCGCATCGGCCATTCCCGGCGAGTCGATTGACCTTCAGATCGCCGATCTTCTGAGCGACGTCCAGTTTCCCACCAACAAAGACGCCCTGGTCGACGCCGCGCGCGAAGCCGGCGCGAGCAACGAGGTGCTGTCGATGCTCGACGGCATGCCGGAACAGGATTACGTCGACATCGCCTCCGTGACGCGCCTGATCAGCGGCAATTACAGTCCGGGCCTCGGCGCATGA
- a CDS encoding glutathione S-transferase family protein, protein MSLELYYWDGLQGRGEFVRLALEEAGADYVEVARGEASEGLGTKAMMAVMKSRDEPYPPFAPPFLKDGDLVIAQTANILFYLGPRLNLAPMVDSLRYVANGLQLTIADMVTEAHDTHHPLASSLYYEDQKDAARVRAHDFIDNRIPKFMSYFERVLKQNPAGDQFMVGDTLTYVDLSMFQLIDGLLYAFPRALKRFGEHYPRLAALHDAVIERPNIAAYLRSERRIEHNEACIFRHYPELDKAAP, encoded by the coding sequence ATGAGCCTGGAACTCTATTACTGGGACGGCCTGCAGGGCCGCGGCGAATTCGTGCGGCTCGCCCTGGAGGAAGCCGGCGCCGACTATGTGGAAGTGGCGCGCGGCGAAGCGTCGGAAGGTCTCGGCACGAAGGCGATGATGGCGGTGATGAAGAGCAGGGACGAGCCCTATCCGCCGTTCGCACCGCCGTTTCTGAAAGACGGCGATCTGGTGATCGCGCAGACCGCCAACATCCTGTTCTATCTCGGCCCGCGGCTGAACCTCGCGCCCATGGTGGACAGCCTGCGCTACGTGGCCAACGGCCTGCAACTGACGATCGCCGACATGGTCACCGAAGCGCACGACACCCACCACCCGCTCGCCAGTTCGCTCTACTACGAAGACCAGAAGGACGCCGCCAGAGTGCGTGCGCACGACTTCATCGACAACCGCATTCCCAAGTTCATGTCGTACTTCGAGCGCGTGCTCAAACAGAATCCGGCCGGCGATCAGTTCATGGTGGGCGACACCCTCACCTACGTCGACCTGTCCATGTTCCAGTTGATCGACGGCTTGCTGTACGCGTTTCCGCGCGCGCTCAAGCGGTTCGGCGAACACTATCCGCGGCTTGCCGCGTTGCACGACGCGGTGATCGAGCGGCCGAACATCGCCGCGTATCTGCGGTCCGAGCGGCGCATCGAACACAACGAGGCCTGCATCTTCCGGCACTATCCGGAACTCGACAAGGCGGCCCCTTGA